A stretch of the Enterobacter mori genome encodes the following:
- a CDS encoding YejL family protein, with the protein MPQHSRYSDEHVEQLLSELVNVLEKHKTPTDLSLMVLGNMVTNLINTSVAPAQRQAIAKSFAQALQSSVSDDQAH; encoded by the coding sequence CCACAACATTCCCGCTACAGTGACGAACACGTTGAACAACTGCTCAGTGAGCTGGTCAACGTACTGGAAAAACATAAAACGCCAACCGATCTCTCCCTGATGGTTTTGGGAAATATGGTTACCAACCTTATCAACACCAGCGTTGCTCCGGCTCAACGTCAGGCGATCGCCAAATCTTTCGCCCAGGCACTGCAGTCCTCGGTTAGCGACGACCAGGCACACTAA
- the yejM gene encoding LPS biosynthesis-modulating metalloenzyme YejM — protein sequence MVTNRQRYREKVSQMVSWGHWFALFNILLAIVLGCRYLFVADWPTTLIGRVYSWISLVGHFSFLVFATYLLILFPLTFIVMSQRLMRFLSAILATAGMTLLLIDSEVFTRFHLHLNPIVWELVINPDQNETARDWQLMFISVPIILLIEMLFATWSWQKLRSLTRRRHYAKPVAALFFVSFISSHLMYIWADANFYRPITMQRANLPLSYPMTARRFLEKHGLLDAQEYQRRLVEQGNPEAVSVQYPLSDLRYRDMGRGQNVLLITVDGLNYSRYEKQMPALAAFADKNITFTQHMSSGNSTDAGIFGLFYGISPSYMDGVLSSRTPAALITGLNQQGYQLGLFASDGFNSSLYRQALLSDFSLPAAQSQSDSQTANQWINWLQRYAQEDNRWFSWVAFNGTTDDSNQKGFTRRYTRAAGDVDAQIARVLTALNDSGKLDNTVVIITAGHGVPLGDDMESMAWSRPNLHVPLIIHWPGTPAQRINMLTDHKDVMTTLMQRLLHVSTPANEYSQGQDLFSATRRHNWVTAAGGNTLAVTTPELTLVLNSNGSYQTYNLKGEKLKDQKPQLSLLLQVLTDEKRFIAN from the coding sequence ATGGTGACGAATCGTCAGCGCTACCGTGAAAAAGTCTCCCAGATGGTCAGCTGGGGGCACTGGTTTGCCCTGTTCAACATTCTGTTGGCGATAGTTCTCGGCTGCCGTTATCTGTTTGTGGCGGACTGGCCAACCACGCTAATCGGACGTGTTTACTCCTGGATAAGCCTGGTCGGTCACTTTAGCTTTCTGGTATTCGCCACCTATCTGCTCATCCTGTTCCCTCTGACGTTTATCGTCATGTCGCAGCGTCTGATGCGGTTCTTGTCCGCCATCCTTGCGACCGCGGGCATGACGCTTTTGCTGATCGACAGCGAAGTCTTTACCCGTTTCCACCTGCATCTCAACCCTATTGTCTGGGAACTGGTCATTAACCCCGATCAGAACGAGACCGCACGTGACTGGCAGCTGATGTTTATCAGCGTGCCCATTATTCTTCTGATTGAGATGCTGTTCGCCACCTGGAGCTGGCAGAAGCTGCGAAGCCTCACCCGGCGGCGCCATTACGCGAAGCCCGTTGCCGCGCTCTTTTTCGTCTCATTCATCAGTTCGCACCTCATGTATATCTGGGCGGATGCGAACTTCTATCGTCCTATCACCATGCAGCGCGCAAACCTGCCGCTCTCGTATCCGATGACGGCACGTCGTTTCCTTGAGAAACACGGTCTGCTGGATGCGCAGGAGTATCAGCGCCGCCTGGTCGAGCAAGGTAATCCGGAAGCGGTCAGCGTGCAGTATCCGCTGAGCGATTTGCGCTATCGCGACATGGGCCGTGGGCAAAACGTTCTGTTGATCACCGTTGATGGTCTGAACTATTCGCGCTACGAGAAGCAGATGCCCGCACTGGCGGCGTTCGCGGATAAGAACATCACGTTTACGCAGCATATGAGCTCGGGCAACTCAACCGACGCGGGTATTTTCGGCCTGTTCTATGGGATATCGCCGAGCTACATGGATGGCGTACTCTCTTCACGCACGCCAGCAGCATTGATTACCGGGCTTAATCAGCAAGGGTATCAGCTGGGGCTGTTCGCGTCCGATGGCTTCAACAGTTCGCTTTACCGCCAGGCTCTGCTCTCTGATTTCTCACTGCCTGCCGCGCAGAGCCAGTCTGACTCCCAGACGGCAAACCAGTGGATTAACTGGCTGCAGCGCTACGCTCAGGAAGATAACCGCTGGTTCTCCTGGGTTGCGTTTAACGGCACAACGGATGACAGCAATCAGAAAGGCTTCACCCGTCGTTACACTCGTGCGGCAGGTGATGTTGATGCACAAATTGCGCGCGTGCTGACCGCCCTGAACGACTCGGGCAAGCTGGATAATACGGTGGTGATTATCACTGCGGGCCATGGCGTACCGCTGGGCGACGATATGGAGAGCATGGCCTGGTCACGTCCGAACCTGCATGTACCACTGATCATTCACTGGCCGGGTACCCCTGCGCAGCGCATTAATATGCTTACCGATCATAAAGATGTGATGACCACATTGATGCAGCGCCTGTTGCACGTCAGCACGCCAGCTAACGAGTACTCTCAGGGGCAAGATCTCTTTAGCGCCACTCGTCGGCACAACTGGGTAACTGCCGCAGGTGGCAATACGCTGGCGGTCACGACGCCTGAGCTGACGCTGGTACTGAACAGTAACGGCAGTTATCAGACCTATAACCTGAAGGGCGAGAAGCTGAAGGACCAAAAACCGCAGCTCAGCCTGCTGTTGCAGGTTCTGACGGACGAAAAACGGTTTATCGCTAACTGA
- a CDS encoding MFS transporter yields the protein MLSRFATLSRIPKGVWVVGGVSMLMDISSEIIHSLLPLFMVTTLGASVIFIGLIEGLAEATALFIKVFSGAISDYLGKRKGLAVLGYGLGALSKPLFAIASSSGMILGARLIDRVGKGIRGAPRDALVADVTPPELRGAAFGLRQSMDTIGAFLGPLLAVGLMLLWNDDFRTIFWIAVIPGVLAVALLFFGLREPKTPVEHKRTNPIKKENLKRLGKGCWWVIGLGAVFTLARFSEAFLVLRAQQSGVPLALIPLVMVAMNLLYFLSAYPFGKLSDSMSHTRLLQWGLVVLIGADVVLALSSHWGGIILGVALWGLHMGMTQGLLAAMIAKTAPADLRGTAYGIFSMVSGVGLLIASVGAGAIWETAGAEYTFYAGAVICLATLVYLHKTPDELQ from the coding sequence ATGTTATCCCGGTTTGCAACGCTCAGCCGGATCCCGAAAGGAGTCTGGGTTGTGGGGGGAGTCAGTATGTTGATGGATATCTCCTCGGAGATCATTCACAGCCTGCTGCCATTGTTTATGGTCACAACGCTCGGTGCCAGCGTGATTTTCATCGGTCTTATTGAAGGTTTAGCAGAAGCCACTGCGCTGTTTATTAAAGTCTTTTCCGGTGCAATCAGCGACTATCTCGGCAAGCGAAAAGGGCTGGCCGTTCTGGGCTACGGGCTGGGCGCGCTGAGCAAACCGCTGTTCGCTATCGCCTCATCATCCGGCATGATTCTGGGGGCACGATTAATCGACCGGGTGGGGAAGGGCATCCGCGGCGCACCGCGGGACGCGCTGGTCGCTGACGTGACGCCGCCCGAACTGCGCGGTGCGGCGTTCGGTCTGCGCCAGTCTATGGATACCATCGGTGCATTTCTTGGCCCCTTGCTGGCCGTCGGGTTAATGCTGCTGTGGAACGACGATTTTCGCACCATATTCTGGATCGCCGTGATCCCCGGCGTACTCGCCGTAGCGTTACTTTTCTTCGGTCTTCGTGAACCGAAAACCCCTGTCGAACATAAGCGAACCAATCCGATTAAAAAAGAGAACCTGAAGCGGCTGGGCAAAGGCTGCTGGTGGGTAATTGGATTGGGGGCCGTCTTCACTCTGGCTCGCTTTAGTGAAGCGTTTCTGGTGCTTCGCGCGCAGCAGTCGGGCGTCCCGCTGGCATTGATCCCCCTGGTGATGGTGGCCATGAACCTGCTCTATTTCCTTTCAGCATATCCTTTTGGCAAGCTCTCAGACTCAATGAGCCACACCCGGCTGCTGCAGTGGGGGTTGGTGGTATTGATAGGTGCCGACGTTGTGCTGGCGTTAAGTTCCCATTGGGGCGGGATTATTTTAGGTGTCGCGCTGTGGGGCTTGCACATGGGGATGACCCAGGGGCTGTTGGCCGCAATGATAGCGAAAACCGCACCAGCGGATTTACGCGGCACCGCCTACGGCATTTTCAGTATGGTCAGTGGCGTTGGCTTGCTTATTGCCAGCGTGGGGGCAGGAGCGATCTGGGAAACAGCAGGCGCAGAATATACGTTTTATGCCGGGGCGGTGATTTGTCTGGCTACGCTGGTTTACTTGCATAAAACGCCGGACGAGCTGCAATAA
- a CDS encoding DUF2534 family protein — MVRAKLKTPEGRKFLLALLVVFMIAAACVGRATIVGVIEQYNIPLSAWTTSMYVLQSAMIFVYSLVFTVLLAIPLGIFFLGGRDKH, encoded by the coding sequence ATGGTTCGCGCAAAACTGAAAACACCTGAAGGCCGTAAATTCCTGCTGGCGCTGCTGGTTGTGTTTATGATTGCCGCTGCATGCGTTGGACGGGCAACCATTGTTGGCGTCATTGAACAGTACAACATTCCCCTCTCTGCATGGACGACCAGCATGTACGTTCTGCAATCGGCGATGATCTTTGTTTACAGCCTGGTGTTCACCGTTCTGCTTGCCATTCCGCTGGGTATTTTCTTCCTGGGCGGGCGCGATAAGCACTGA